In Phaeobacter porticola, one DNA window encodes the following:
- a CDS encoding efflux RND transporter permease subunit codes for MLRSLPKSAGGILSYFTRHRTLSNLLLVLLLVLGAAAIPNMRAQFFPDVIIDRVSVSVEWEGAGPEDIDSAIIQALEPALLAVDGVESSSATSREGSASISLDFEPGWDMARAADDVQAAVDGVTTLPEDAEDPDVRRGAWRDRVTDVVITGPVAPRQLGLFADELITRLFEVGVTRTTIRGVAAPQTMVEVRSASLIAHDIAMSDIAAAIAAEVDANPAGDVSRANARIRTGSEKRTPEELAGIVLRTNADGSALTIGDVAQIRVEGVDRNRSYFVGENPAMSIRIDRSDQGDAINIQHQVEDVVQEMQASLPEGVSAALIRTRAEAISGRLDILLDNGLMGLGLVLALLFLFLNARIAFWVAAGIPAAMFAAVALMYMAGLTINMISLFGLIITLGIVVDDAIVVGEHADFRARRLGEHPVVAAENAARRMAMPVFAATLTTVIAFFGLVSIGGRFGDLIRDIPLTVIAVLAASLIECFLILPNHLSHALAHSAKEHWYDLPSRVVNRGFRKVRDHLFRPLMALVVRGRYVVLAGALVILASQMALFIGGEVKWRFFNAPERGSVTGNFAMSEGADRDDTLAMMREMQRSVNALGAEYEERYGRNPIDFVMAEVGGNAGRGLAGVDTKDRDLLGGISIELIDADLRPYSSFAFVAALQDSVVRHPLAETLSFRGWRSGPGGDALDVEFSGAAVDVLKAASEDLKTALTRYSEVSAVEDNLAYDKEELVLELTPQGRALDFTVATLGRALRARLNGIEAATYPDGPRSAAIRVELPEGELTADFLERTLMRSPAGIYLPLADIVSVTQRTGFSTVRRENGVRVISVTGDISEDDPTRAEAIVTALEDEILPNIASERQVDWRLSGLSEQENDFLNDARTGLILCLTGIYLVLSWIFASWTRPLVVMAIIPFGLVGTIWGHYLWEVPLSMFTVVGLLGMTGIIINDSIVLVTTIDEYAEERGLIPSIIDGAADRLRPVMLTTLTTVLGLAPLMYESSQQAQFLKPTVITLVYGLGFGMFLVLLVVPALIAVQADVARPFAALRRATRQKAGDLRWLTFGLGGAQVTWLGLSLGYAMATGVVHPILSSLLPALADMDPVRAGGLLFLFGALVLTLGGYLLGRLTAKRARRV; via the coding sequence ATGCTGCGGAGTCTCCCTAAATCCGCCGGCGGTATTCTGAGCTATTTTACACGCCACCGCACGCTTTCGAACCTGTTGCTCGTTTTACTGCTGGTTTTGGGTGCCGCAGCAATTCCCAATATGCGGGCGCAGTTCTTTCCTGACGTGATTATTGATCGGGTCTCGGTCTCTGTGGAATGGGAGGGGGCAGGCCCGGAAGATATCGACAGTGCGATCATACAGGCGCTTGAGCCTGCGCTCTTGGCTGTGGATGGTGTCGAAAGTTCCAGCGCGACATCACGAGAAGGCAGCGCAAGTATTTCGCTGGATTTCGAACCTGGCTGGGATATGGCACGCGCTGCGGATGACGTGCAGGCCGCCGTGGACGGCGTGACAACCCTGCCCGAAGACGCCGAAGATCCAGACGTACGTCGCGGTGCGTGGCGCGATAGGGTTACAGATGTGGTCATCACCGGTCCAGTTGCGCCGCGGCAGCTGGGGCTGTTTGCGGATGAGCTGATCACCCGTCTGTTTGAGGTCGGCGTCACCCGAACCACCATTCGAGGTGTGGCCGCTCCGCAGACTATGGTGGAGGTGCGCTCTGCCAGCCTGATCGCCCATGACATCGCCATGAGTGATATTGCCGCCGCCATCGCCGCAGAAGTGGATGCCAATCCTGCCGGTGATGTAAGCCGTGCCAATGCCCGTATCCGTACCGGCAGCGAAAAACGCACCCCCGAGGAACTGGCGGGTATTGTATTGCGAACCAACGCCGATGGGTCGGCGCTGACAATTGGCGATGTTGCGCAAATCCGGGTTGAGGGCGTTGATCGCAACCGGTCGTATTTTGTGGGCGAAAACCCGGCAATGTCGATCCGGATAGATCGTTCGGATCAGGGCGACGCCATTAATATTCAGCACCAGGTCGAAGATGTCGTGCAGGAGATGCAGGCGAGCCTGCCTGAAGGGGTCAGCGCGGCGCTGATACGAACGCGGGCCGAGGCCATTTCCGGACGTCTGGATATCCTGCTCGACAATGGGTTGATGGGGCTGGGATTGGTTCTGGCGCTCTTGTTTTTGTTTCTCAATGCGCGCATAGCGTTCTGGGTGGCGGCAGGTATACCAGCGGCGATGTTTGCGGCCGTGGCGCTGATGTACATGGCTGGGCTGACCATCAATATGATCAGCCTTTTTGGGTTGATCATCACGCTGGGCATTGTGGTGGACGACGCGATCGTGGTTGGGGAACACGCCGATTTTCGTGCGCGCCGCCTAGGGGAGCACCCTGTTGTTGCCGCCGAGAACGCTGCGCGACGCATGGCGATGCCGGTTTTTGCGGCGACGCTGACCACGGTGATTGCCTTTTTTGGGTTGGTATCGATTGGTGGTCGCTTTGGCGATCTGATCCGCGACATCCCATTGACGGTGATTGCTGTGTTGGCCGCCTCGCTGATCGAATGCTTCCTGATTCTGCCCAATCACCTGTCCCATGCGCTTGCCCATAGTGCCAAGGAACACTGGTATGACCTGCCCAGCCGCGTGGTCAATCGCGGCTTTCGCAAAGTGCGTGATCATCTGTTCCGCCCGCTCATGGCGCTGGTGGTGCGGGGCCGATATGTCGTGCTGGCTGGGGCGCTGGTTATCCTGGCCAGCCAGATGGCACTGTTCATCGGTGGTGAGGTCAAATGGCGGTTTTTCAACGCGCCGGAACGGGGATCTGTCACCGGTAATTTCGCCATGAGCGAAGGGGCGGACCGTGACGATACGCTGGCCATGATGCGCGAAATGCAGCGCTCTGTGAATGCGCTTGGTGCCGAATATGAAGAGCGCTACGGGCGCAATCCGATTGATTTTGTAATGGCAGAGGTTGGCGGCAATGCTGGACGCGGGTTGGCGGGCGTCGACACCAAGGACCGTGATCTTCTCGGTGGTATTTCTATCGAACTGATCGATGCGGATTTGCGACCCTATTCCAGTTTTGCCTTTGTGGCGGCCTTGCAGGACAGCGTGGTGCGGCATCCGCTGGCCGAAACGCTGTCGTTCCGTGGCTGGCGATCCGGGCCGGGCGGCGATGCGCTGGACGTAGAGTTCAGTGGTGCTGCTGTGGACGTGTTGAAAGCGGCTTCGGAAGATCTCAAAACAGCGCTGACCCGGTATTCAGAAGTTTCGGCGGTTGAGGATAATCTGGCGTATGACAAGGAAGAGCTGGTTCTGGAACTGACGCCGCAGGGACGGGCGCTGGATTTCACGGTTGCGACTCTTGGGCGGGCCTTGCGGGCGCGTTTGAACGGGATTGAGGCGGCGACCTATCCCGATGGACCGCGCAGTGCGGCGATCCGGGTGGAACTGCCCGAGGGTGAACTGACGGCGGATTTCCTGGAGCGTACTTTGATGCGCAGCCCGGCGGGGATCTACTTGCCGCTTGCAGATATCGTGTCGGTGACACAGCGTACCGGGTTTTCGACAGTCCGGCGGGAAAACGGCGTGCGGGTGATCAGCGTTACAGGCGATATATCCGAGGATGACCCAACCCGTGCCGAAGCCATCGTGACAGCGCTGGAGGACGAGATTCTGCCCAATATCGCCAGTGAGAGGCAGGTGGATTGGCGATTGTCCGGGCTGAGCGAGCAGGAAAACGACTTTTTAAATGATGCGCGTACCGGGCTGATCCTGTGCCTGACAGGGATCTACCTTGTGCTGTCGTGGATTTTTGCCAGCTGGACGCGCCCCTTGGTGGTGATGGCGATCATTCCCTTTGGTTTGGTCGGGACGATTTGGGGTCACTACCTGTGGGAGGTGCCGCTGTCGATGTTCACGGTGGTTGGCCTGCTTGGGATGACAGGGATCATTATCAACGATTCCATTGTATTGGTGACCACCATAGATGAATATGCCGAAGAGCGCGGGCTGATCCCGTCGATTATAGATGGCGCAGCGGATCGGTTGCGGCCGGTGATGCTCACAACTTTGACCACCGTTCTTGGGTTGGCACCGCTGATGTATGAAAGCTCCCAACAGGCGCAGTTTCTGAAACCCACGGTGATCACGCTGGTCTATGGCCTTGGTTTTGGGATGTTCCTTGTGCTGTTGGTCGTGCCAGCGTTGATTGCGGTTCAGGCGGATGTGGCGCGACCCTTTGCCGCCTTACGTCGGGCGACGCGTCAGAAGGCGGGTGATCTGCGCTGGCTGACCTTCGGGCTGGGTGGGGCGCAGGTGACCTGGTTGGGGCTGTCGCTTGGTTATGCGATGGCAACAGGTGTGGTGCACCCGATCCTTAGCAGCCTGCTGCCTGCTCTTGCTGATATGGATCCGGTGAGGGCGGGTGGTCTGCTTTTCCTGTTTGGCGCGCTGGTATTAACGTTGGGGGGCTACCTGCTTGGTCGTTTGACGGCGAAGCGCGCGCGTCGAGTCTAA
- a CDS encoding efflux RND transporter periplasmic adaptor subunit, translating into MRFLRQTVIGVFLAALTAALLLVAVQMVVSAVQSRLGDERKAPPAQERVFAVNVERAELKSVQPRLTAFGRIESRRRLELRTAAAGRVLQLAPEFEEGGYVTAGTLLVQIDPADAQAALQRVEADMMDAEAETREARRGLALAQDELAAAEDQAQLRIRALERQQDLARRGVGSAATVEVAELAAAQARQSVISRRQAVSLAEARIDQAATRLAREDITLEDARRNLADTTIIAGFDGTLQSVNLVEGRLVSANEKLADLVDPARLDVAFRVSTVQYARLLDAQGKLLSAPVEVTLDASGAALKASGTAVRDSGAAGEGLAGRLIYARLNPAPGFKPGDFVTVHVEEPIVADVARLPSSALGSDGTVLVLGDDNRLEDLPVILVRRQGDDVLLRGERLEGREVVTGRTPLLGAGIKVRPIRQGAEVAKGDTTASAEAELIELSDDHRAKLVAMVEGHTGMPDAVKARMLAQLAEAKVPMRLVNRIETRMGG; encoded by the coding sequence ATGCGCTTTTTGCGGCAGACGGTGATCGGAGTATTTCTGGCGGCGCTTACGGCAGCGCTGCTGCTTGTTGCTGTGCAGATGGTGGTGTCAGCCGTGCAAAGTCGGCTGGGAGATGAGCGCAAAGCCCCCCCTGCACAGGAGCGTGTTTTCGCGGTCAATGTAGAGCGCGCCGAGCTGAAATCGGTTCAACCCCGTCTGACCGCGTTTGGCCGCATAGAAAGTCGCCGCAGGTTGGAACTACGCACGGCTGCTGCTGGTCGTGTGCTGCAACTTGCACCCGAGTTTGAGGAGGGCGGCTACGTTACTGCCGGAACCTTGCTGGTGCAGATTGATCCGGCGGATGCACAGGCTGCGTTGCAGCGTGTCGAGGCCGATATGATGGATGCAGAGGCGGAAACACGCGAAGCGCGGCGGGGTCTGGCGTTGGCGCAGGACGAACTGGCAGCGGCCGAGGATCAGGCGCAGTTGCGCATTCGCGCGCTGGAGCGCCAGCAAGATTTGGCGCGCCGTGGCGTCGGGTCCGCAGCTACGGTCGAGGTGGCCGAGCTTGCCGCGGCGCAGGCGCGCCAATCGGTGATCTCGCGTCGTCAGGCAGTCTCACTCGCCGAAGCGCGCATTGATCAAGCCGCCACCCGTCTGGCGCGGGAAGACATCACGCTGGAAGATGCCCGCCGCAATCTCGCCGATACCACGATCATTGCGGGTTTTGATGGCACTTTGCAGTCGGTCAACCTTGTCGAGGGACGGTTGGTTTCAGCCAATGAAAAGCTGGCGGATCTGGTTGACCCAGCCCGGCTGGATGTCGCGTTTCGAGTGTCGACGGTTCAATACGCCCGCCTGCTGGATGCGCAGGGAAAGCTGCTGTCAGCGCCGGTTGAGGTCACGCTGGACGCGAGTGGGGCAGCGTTAAAGGCATCTGGAACTGCTGTGCGCGACAGTGGCGCGGCGGGCGAAGGGCTTGCTGGTCGGTTGATCTACGCACGGCTGAACCCCGCACCGGGGTTCAAACCCGGTGACTTTGTCACCGTCCACGTCGAAGAACCGATTGTCGCTGACGTCGCAAGGTTACCCTCCTCGGCGCTTGGTTCAGACGGCACGGTGCTGGTGCTGGGCGATGACAACCGATTGGAGGACCTGCCGGTAATACTGGTGCGTCGCCAGGGTGATGATGTGCTCCTGCGTGGGGAGCGGCTGGAGGGCCGGGAGGTTGTCACCGGACGGACGCCGCTGCTTGGGGCCGGGATCAAGGTTCGCCCAATTCGGCAGGGCGCAGAGGTCGCAAAGGGGGATACCACCGCATCGGCAGAGGCAGAGCTGATTGAATTAAGTGATGACCATCGTGCCAAACTGGTCGCTATGGTCGAGGGCCACACTGGAATGCCCGATGCAGTCAAGGCGCGAATGCTGGCACAGCTTGCCGAAGCCAAGGTGCCGATGCGTCTGGTCAACCGCATTGAAACTCGGATGGGAGGCTAG
- the moaB gene encoding molybdenum cofactor biosynthesis protein B, producing the protein MARLDDSKDFIPVRIAVLTVSDSRSLSEDRSGQVLVDRLMSAGHILADRKILPDERAEISAQLRDWIANPEIDVVISTGGTGLTGRDVTVEAHRDVYEKEIDAFGTVFTIVSMQKIGTSAVQSRATGGVAGGTYLFALPGSPGACKDAWDEILVKQLDYRHRPCNFVEIIPRLDEHLRRK; encoded by the coding sequence ATGGCGCGACTTGACGACAGCAAAGACTTTATTCCGGTTCGCATTGCGGTCCTGACCGTTTCCGACAGCCGTTCATTGTCCGAGGACAGGTCAGGCCAAGTGCTCGTGGATCGACTGATGTCGGCGGGGCATATCCTTGCGGATCGGAAGATCTTGCCGGATGAGCGGGCGGAGATTTCTGCACAACTGCGGGATTGGATCGCAAATCCGGAGATTGATGTGGTGATCTCGACCGGGGGCACCGGGCTGACTGGCCGCGATGTCACCGTTGAGGCGCATCGCGATGTCTATGAAAAGGAAATCGACGCCTTTGGTACCGTTTTTACCATTGTGTCGATGCAGAAAATCGGCACCTCGGCGGTGCAGTCCCGCGCGACGGGCGGCGTTGCCGGTGGTACCTATCTCTTTGCGCTGCCCGGCAGTCCCGGTGCCTGCAAGGATGCCTGGGATGAAATCCTCGTGAAGCAGCTCGACTACCGGCATCGGCCCTGCAATTTTGTGGAAATCATACCGCGGCTTGATGAACATTTGCGCCGAAAGTGA
- a CDS encoding uracil-DNA glycosylase: MESALDYHSAQALLAWQIELGATDAICETPVNRYELQARLPKMVSPAAAEPVKPKDVDPVAVARQMAKDAVDLGGLHRALGQFEHCDLKKGARSLVFADGQPGARVMVVGEAPGRDEDIAGKPFVGRAGQLLDRMLAAIGLSRQENVYITNVLPWRPPQNRDPLPVEVAMMGPFLERHIELAKPDLLIAMGNISCEALLGKRGITRLRGTWGEALGTPVMPMFHPAYLLRQPTQKRAAWADLLEIKARLLAG; encoded by the coding sequence ATGGAATCGGCATTGGATTATCACAGCGCGCAGGCGCTTTTGGCATGGCAGATCGAACTGGGCGCGACGGATGCAATCTGTGAGACGCCGGTTAATCGCTATGAATTGCAGGCAAGGCTTCCTAAAATGGTGTCGCCTGCCGCAGCGGAGCCGGTCAAACCCAAAGACGTCGATCCCGTCGCCGTCGCCCGCCAAATGGCAAAAGACGCGGTTGATTTGGGCGGCCTGCACCGGGCGTTGGGGCAGTTTGAACATTGCGATCTGAAAAAGGGCGCGCGCTCTTTGGTGTTTGCGGACGGCCAACCCGGCGCGCGTGTCATGGTGGTGGGCGAAGCCCCCGGCCGCGATGAGGATATCGCAGGCAAGCCGTTTGTTGGCCGTGCGGGTCAATTGCTGGACCGGATGCTGGCGGCCATTGGGCTGTCACGTCAGGAAAACGTCTATATTACCAATGTACTGCCGTGGCGGCCGCCACAGAACCGTGATCCGCTGCCGGTGGAAGTTGCCATGATGGGGCCCTTTCTGGAACGCCATATTGAACTGGCTAAACCGGATTTGCTGATCGCCATGGGCAATATCAGCTGCGAGGCGCTATTGGGAAAACGGGGGATTACCCGCCTTCGCGGTACTTGGGGTGAGGCGCTGGGCACGCCGGTGATGCCGATGTTTCATCCGGCTTATCTGCTACGCCAGCCTACTCAGAAACGAGCGGCATGGGCTGATCTGCTGGAGATCAAGGCGCGGTTGTTGGCGGGCTGA
- a CDS encoding aspartate carbamoyltransferase catalytic subunit produces the protein MAFSQRHLLGIEQLKPHEITAILDLADSYAELNRRPEKHADALSGLTQINMFFENSTRTQASFEIAGKRLGADVMNMAMQASSIKKGETLIDTAMTLNAMHPDLLVVRHPHSGAVDLLAQKVNCAVLNAGDGRHEHPTQALLDALTIRRAKGRLHRLNIAICGDVAHSRVARSNLILLGKMENRIRLIGPPTLVPGHFADFGAEIYDDMREGLKDVDVVMMLRLQKERMDGGFIPSEREYYHRYGLDADKLALAKPDAIVMHPGPMNRGVEIDGTLADDINRSVIQEQVEMGVAVRMAVMDLLAQNLRTARQTAAARLA, from the coding sequence ATGGCCTTTTCGCAACGGCATCTTCTGGGCATTGAACAGCTGAAACCACATGAGATCACCGCGATCCTTGACCTTGCCGACAGCTACGCTGAACTGAACCGCCGCCCTGAAAAACATGCGGACGCGCTGTCAGGGCTGACCCAGATCAACATGTTCTTTGAAAACTCCACCCGCACGCAAGCAAGTTTCGAGATTGCAGGCAAGCGTTTGGGCGCTGATGTGATGAACATGGCCATGCAGGCAAGTTCGATAAAAAAAGGCGAAACCCTGATCGACACGGCCATGACACTGAATGCGATGCACCCCGACCTTCTTGTCGTGCGTCATCCGCATTCTGGTGCGGTAGATCTATTGGCACAAAAAGTGAATTGCGCGGTGCTGAACGCGGGCGATGGACGGCACGAGCACCCCACTCAAGCACTGCTGGACGCCCTGACCATCCGCCGCGCCAAAGGTCGGTTGCACCGGTTGAATATCGCGATCTGTGGCGATGTCGCGCACAGCCGCGTAGCTCGGTCCAATCTGATCCTTCTGGGCAAGATGGAAAACCGCATTCGCCTGATTGGCCCGCCGACACTGGTGCCCGGCCATTTTGCCGACTTCGGCGCCGAGATCTACGATGACATGCGCGAGGGCCTGAAAGACGTGGATGTCGTCATGATGCTGCGCCTCCAGAAAGAACGCATGGACGGCGGCTTTATCCCGTCGGAACGCGAATACTATCACCGCTACGGGCTGGACGCCGACAAATTGGCGCTGGCCAAACCCGACGCTATTGTGATGCACCCCGGTCCGATGAACCGGGGGGTCGAGATCGACGGCACTCTGGCCGATGACATCAACCGCTCTGTGATTCAGGAACAGGTGGAAATGGGCGTTGCCGTGCGTATGGCGGTCATGGACTTGCTGGCCCAAAATCTTCGCACCGCGCGCCAAACTGCCGCCGCGAGGCTGGCCTGA
- the pyrC gene encoding dihydroorotase, with protein sequence MTTLFTNARLIDPEAGTDNLGAILVQHGRITAVERNVTPPDQLFRTRNIRAEDVTLVDCGGKCLAPGIVDIGVKVCEPGERHKESYKSAGLAAAAGGVTTMVTRPDTTPVIDSPETLEFVTRRAQADTAVNVLPMAALTKGREGREMTEIGFLMDAGAVAFSDCDHVVANTKVFSRALSYARSCGALVIAHPQEPVLSKGAAATSGKFATLRGLPAVTPMAERMGLDRDIALLEMTGARYHADQITTARALPALQRAKANGLDITAGTSIHHLTLNELDVADYRTFFKVKPPLRSEEDRLAVIDAVRSGLIDVISSMHTPQDEESKRLPFEEAAAGAVAMETLLPAALRLYHNEQLDLPTLFRAMSLTPARRLGLDCGRLTAGAPADLVLFDADQPFIMDRFALQSKSQNTPFDGQRMQGRVLATYVAGEPVYRRD encoded by the coding sequence ATGACCACCCTCTTCACGAACGCCCGCCTGATCGACCCCGAAGCCGGAACTGATAATCTAGGCGCAATTCTGGTGCAGCACGGGCGGATTACCGCGGTTGAAAGAAATGTCACTCCCCCTGACCAATTGTTTCGCACGCGAAACATTAGGGCAGAGGATGTGACCCTAGTCGACTGTGGTGGCAAGTGCCTCGCACCGGGTATCGTTGATATCGGCGTCAAGGTCTGTGAACCTGGTGAACGCCACAAAGAAAGCTATAAATCCGCAGGTCTGGCGGCTGCCGCGGGTGGTGTCACCACAATGGTGACACGCCCCGACACGACGCCTGTGATCGACAGCCCGGAAACGCTGGAATTTGTCACCCGCCGCGCACAGGCCGACACCGCCGTCAACGTTCTGCCCATGGCTGCCCTGACCAAGGGGCGCGAAGGCCGTGAGATGACCGAAATCGGGTTTCTCATGGATGCGGGAGCCGTCGCCTTTTCGGACTGCGACCATGTTGTCGCCAATACCAAAGTGTTTTCCCGTGCCCTATCTTATGCCCGCAGCTGCGGCGCGTTGGTGATTGCGCACCCACAAGAACCAGTGTTGAGCAAAGGGGCGGCGGCGACATCGGGCAAATTTGCAACCTTGCGCGGACTGCCTGCCGTGACTCCGATGGCAGAGCGTATGGGGCTGGACCGCGATATTGCCCTTCTGGAGATGACAGGGGCGCGCTACCACGCTGACCAGATCACCACCGCCCGCGCCCTGCCTGCGCTGCAACGGGCCAAGGCCAACGGGCTCGATATTACCGCTGGAACGTCGATCCATCATCTGACCTTGAACGAGCTGGACGTTGCCGACTACCGCACCTTCTTTAAGGTAAAGCCGCCGCTGCGATCAGAAGAGGACCGGCTTGCGGTGATCGACGCGGTCCGCAGCGGTCTCATCGACGTGATCTCGTCCATGCACACACCACAGGATGAGGAAAGCAAACGCCTGCCGTTTGAGGAAGCCGCAGCGGGAGCCGTGGCTATGGAAACACTGCTGCCTGCGGCTTTGCGTCTGTATCACAATGAACAGCTTGACCTGCCGACGCTGTTCCGCGCCATGTCGCTGACACCGGCAAGACGGCTTGGCCTGGACTGCGGACGGCTGACCGCAGGCGCCCCTGCGGACCTGGTGCTGTTCGACGCCGATCAACCTTTTATCATGGATCGCTTTGCGCTTCAGTCGAAATCACAGAACACACCGTTTGACGGCCAGCGGATGCAAGGTAGGGTGCTGGCAACTTATGTGGCCGGTGAACCGGTCTATCGGAGAGACTGA
- the plsY gene encoding glycerol-3-phosphate 1-O-acyltransferase PlsY, producing the protein MPPIDTAVPLLLLWAVIGYGFGSIPFGLLLTRIMGLGNLRDIGSGNIGTTNVLRTGSKKAAALTLLLDGGKGAVAVLLARAFAGEDAAQLAGLTAFLGHCFPIWLRFQGGKGVATFLGLMLALAWPVGVACCLTWLATAYFSKISSMGAIMSAVAAPFWCLLLGAPATAVLASVLAALILLRHKENILRLRLGTEPKIGQK; encoded by the coding sequence ATGCCGCCAATTGACACCGCTGTTCCGCTGTTGCTGCTCTGGGCCGTGATCGGCTATGGCTTCGGGTCCATTCCGTTTGGGCTGCTGCTGACCCGTATCATGGGACTCGGCAATCTGCGCGACATCGGGTCGGGGAATATCGGCACCACGAATGTGCTGCGCACCGGGTCGAAAAAAGCCGCCGCGCTGACGCTCTTGCTGGACGGCGGCAAGGGCGCTGTTGCCGTGCTACTGGCCCGCGCTTTCGCCGGGGAGGATGCCGCACAGCTGGCTGGTCTGACTGCGTTTCTGGGGCATTGCTTCCCGATTTGGCTGCGTTTTCAAGGCGGCAAAGGTGTCGCCACCTTCCTAGGCCTGATGTTAGCGCTGGCCTGGCCCGTTGGCGTTGCCTGTTGTCTAACTTGGCTGGCAACCGCTTATTTCAGCAAGATTTCCTCGATGGGCGCGATCATGTCGGCGGTGGCAGCTCCCTTTTGGTGCTTGCTGCTGGGCGCCCCGGCGACCGCCGTGCTCGCATCTGTTCTGGCCGCCCTCATTCTGTTGCGACACAAGGAAAACATCCTGCGTCTGCGCTTGGGCACCGAGCCCAAGATCGGCCAGAAATAG
- a CDS encoding YHS domain-containing (seleno)protein: MNTVKSILGSIALSVTLATSALAAGVDINASSTGLAMQGYDPVAYFNAGEATKGSYKVTATHEDATYWFTTEENKALFEATPDAYIPAYGGYCAFGAAMGFKFDGDPHQWKIVDDVLYLNLSKDIQERWVSDIPGYIEKADVNWDEIADAEPAELLQ, from the coding sequence ATGAACACTGTAAAATCCATCCTTGGTAGTATCGCCCTCTCCGTTACTCTCGCAACCTCAGCACTGGCAGCAGGCGTAGACATCAATGCCTCATCTACCGGTCTGGCGATGCAGGGATATGACCCTGTCGCCTATTTCAACGCCGGTGAAGCGACCAAAGGCTCCTACAAGGTGACCGCGACCCACGAAGATGCCACATATTGGTTCACCACCGAAGAGAACAAAGCCCTGTTTGAAGCAACTCCAGATGCCTATATCCCGGCTTACGGCGGCTACTGCGCCTTTGGTGCCGCGATGGGCTTCAAGTTCGATGGTGATCCGCATCAATGGAAAATTGTTGACGATGTGCTGTACCTGAACCTGTCGAAAGACATTCAGGAACGCTGGGTGTCCGATATCCCAGGCTACATCGAAAAAGCCGATGTGAACTGGGATGAGATCGCTGACGCTGAACCGGCGGAGCTGCTGCAGTAA